From a single Candidatus Hydrogenedentota bacterium genomic region:
- a CDS encoding sulfatase has translation MPFRKTFCLMFCISYFFLAACSPSAPERKNESIPLDKTNIAESSDRKGTVSPITVESQERPDIIWVLLDACRSDFSCYGNPRSVSPHMDILAEEGCLFESHFSQGLWTKASVPCYMTGKYFPVSCLDFLYFGNSNNCPRVVPEAEVLWPFILKENGYRTVLISAQIFISPRSRLYKAFDEQYAFTPKEGEAYVNLEAMQETIKSILERPREQPLFLYIHAMDTHFPHVLKAPYDQWIDKSYTSTSIQNGNPTQLNGNHFNREDQSLLRALHDGSILASDHAVGEIIDLLKKEKRFEDTLFIVGADHGEALGEDGETWGHLDSCDEVSQVPLILKGPGVPAGCRISSFTENVDIIPTLIDLFHFETSARPEGKSLMPLIRGEVDSIRDYVFTRWHSRYYDK, from the coding sequence ATGCCTTTTCGTAAAACGTTTTGTTTGATGTTCTGTATCTCATATTTCTTTTTGGCGGCGTGTTCCCCTTCCGCGCCGGAAAGAAAAAATGAATCGATCCCTCTTGATAAAACAAATATTGCGGAATCCTCTGACAGGAAGGGCACGGTTTCCCCCATAACAGTCGAATCTCAAGAACGCCCCGATATTATTTGGGTTTTACTGGATGCCTGCCGTTCTGACTTCTCTTGTTATGGAAATCCACGATCCGTGTCACCCCATATGGATATTTTAGCTGAAGAAGGGTGTCTTTTTGAATCCCATTTTTCTCAAGGCTTATGGACAAAGGCGTCAGTCCCGTGTTATATGACGGGTAAGTATTTTCCAGTTTCCTGCCTGGACTTTCTTTATTTTGGAAACAGCAACAATTGTCCCCGTGTAGTGCCGGAAGCTGAAGTTCTGTGGCCATTTATCCTAAAGGAAAATGGCTATCGTACTGTTCTTATTTCTGCACAGATATTTATTTCCCCCAGAAGCAGGCTTTATAAAGCTTTTGATGAACAATATGCCTTCACCCCGAAAGAAGGGGAGGCCTATGTCAATTTGGAGGCTATGCAGGAAACTATCAAGTCAATCCTAGAGCGGCCCCGAGAGCAACCTCTTTTCCTTTATATTCATGCCATGGACACCCATTTTCCCCACGTCTTGAAAGCACCTTATGATCAATGGATTGATAAGAGTTATACGAGTACTTCCATCCAAAACGGTAATCCAACCCAATTGAATGGTAATCACTTTAATCGTGAAGATCAATCATTGCTTCGTGCTTTGCACGATGGCTCTATTCTTGCATCAGACCATGCTGTTGGTGAAATTATAGACCTATTAAAAAAAGAAAAACGGTTCGAAGATACACTTTTTATTGTAGGTGCTGATCATGGAGAGGCATTGGGTGAAGATGGTGAAACGTGGGGGCATTTGGATTCCTGTGATGAAGTATCTCAAGTTCCGTTAATACTCAAAGGACCCGGAGTCCCAGCAGGATGCCGCATTAGTTCTTTTACTGAAAATGTTGATATTATACCGACTTTAATCGACTTGTTTCATTTCGAAACTTCGGCAAGACCGGAGGGAAAAAGTCTCATGCCGTTGATTCGCGGTGAGGTGGATTCTATACGAGACTATGTATTTACGCGGTGGCACAGCCGCTATTATGATAAG
- a CDS encoding sulfatase: MTDADPFHGGEAERPDIIWVLLDACRPDFFCYGNPRPVSPHIDALAEEGCLFESHFAQGLWTKASVPSYMTGKYFPVSCLDFMDYGSNANCPRAVPEDEILLPLILRDNGYHTVLVSAQVYISPRSRLYNAFDEAHVFSPTDGSAYVDVEQMMESINGILATPREQPLFLYIHIMDTHFPHILKAPFNQWVDPAYKSDAIAEGQPIQKKGNHFTAEDKAMLRALHDGSILASDDAVGDLMDTLKKQGRYDKTLFVIGADHGDALGEDGEIWGHEDSCDEVAQVPLIFKGPGISEGSRIDAFTENVDIVPTVIDLLDLKTNAKPDGKSLMPLIRGQEDSLHDYVFTRWYSCGYDKPNGFIIRDQKYKYEYNPVDNYEALYSVPDALASRVPCAAVEKDTIAFYQNLRKDIFEQKWNAYDALEKLYHDFRFTQDFLNDQVSTADLIEIESAMEPETALAWGNKWKWMNDLLWAAPWMGDASPLQFRCEVPPGRYLLTLYLPSITNMLDHPASMLRVRCQSDTHLSEIKYAMKYELEYSLGLVEAGVVDVPDGRFEMEVQTGDTPYWSVIGGFRLTLAETVEAAADMPDDEQLQDQLRALGYL, from the coding sequence TTGACAGATGCAGACCCTTTCCATGGCGGGGAAGCGGAACGTCCTGATATTATCTGGGTCTTGTTAGATGCTTGCCGCCCCGATTTTTTCTGTTATGGTAATCCACGGCCAGTATCCCCCCATATTGATGCCCTTGCCGAGGAAGGCTGTCTTTTCGAATCCCATTTCGCGCAAGGCTTGTGGACCAAAGCTTCCGTACCCAGCTACATGACGGGAAAATACTTTCCTGTTTCCTGTCTTGATTTTATGGATTACGGCAGCAATGCCAATTGTCCCCGTGCCGTTCCGGAAGATGAAATCTTGCTGCCTTTGATCTTGAGGGACAATGGTTATCATACGGTTTTGGTTTCTGCTCAGGTGTATATATCGCCCAGAAGCCGACTGTATAATGCCTTTGATGAAGCCCATGTCTTTAGCCCCACAGACGGCAGCGCCTATGTTGATGTTGAACAAATGATGGAAAGTATTAATGGCATCTTGGCGACGCCTCGGGAGCAACCTCTTTTCCTGTATATTCATATCATGGACACCCATTTTCCCCATATCTTAAAAGCGCCCTTTAATCAATGGGTTGATCCCGCCTATAAAAGTGATGCTATTGCCGAGGGACAGCCTATTCAAAAAAAAGGCAATCATTTCACCGCTGAAGACAAAGCCATGCTTCGCGCCCTTCATGACGGCTCCATTCTTGCTTCAGATGATGCTGTAGGTGACTTGATGGATACTTTGAAAAAACAAGGGCGCTATGACAAGACCCTCTTTGTTATCGGTGCCGATCATGGGGATGCTTTGGGCGAAGACGGCGAAATATGGGGACACGAAGATTCTTGTGACGAAGTGGCACAAGTCCCCTTGATTTTCAAAGGCCCCGGTATTTCTGAGGGAAGCCGCATTGACGCTTTCACTGAAAATGTGGATATTGTCCCTACCGTGATCGATCTTTTGGACTTGAAAACAAATGCCAAGCCCGATGGGAAAAGTCTCATGCCCCTCATCCGGGGACAAGAGGACTCCCTTCATGACTATGTTTTTACACGGTGGTATAGTTGCGGCTACGATAAGCCGAACGGCTTTATTATTCGCGACCAAAAATATAAATATGAATATAACCCCGTGGACAACTACGAGGCACTGTATTCTGTTCCGGATGCCTTAGCAAGTCGTGTACCATGTGCCGCCGTAGAAAAGGACACCATAGCCTTTTACCAAAACCTGCGAAAGGATATTTTTGAGCAAAAATGGAATGCCTATGATGCCCTGGAAAAACTGTACCATGATTTCCGGTTCACCCAAGACTTTTTGAACGATCAAGTTTCTACTGCTGATCTCATCGAAATAGAATCGGCAATGGAGCCTGAAACGGCTCTAGCGTGGGGAAATAAATGGAAATGGATGAATGATTTGCTCTGGGCGGCGCCGTGGATGGGCGATGCATCCCCACTGCAATTTCGATGTGAAGTTCCCCCCGGACGCTATCTTCTAACACTCTATTTGCCATCCATCACCAATATGCTGGATCATCCTGCTTCGATGCTTCGGGTTCGTTGCCAATCTGATACTCATTTGTCTGAGATAAAATATGCAATGAAATACGAGTTGGAATATTCTCTGGGGTTGGTCGAAGCGGGGGTGGTCGATGTACCGGATGGTCGTTTTGAAATGGAAGTACAGACCGGGGACACTCCCTATTGGAGCGTGATCGGCGGTTTTCGCTTGACCTTGGCAGAGACTGTTGAAGCAGCGGCAGATATGCCCGACGATGAGCAGCTGCAAGATCAATTACGTGCTTTGGGGTATTTGTGA
- a CDS encoding DUF2723 domain-containing protein gives MTSTSPSNTAFSVNEEFHLNSSQTSTLISSRNKLAFKILLFIVLIGTVLRLIISPKISLWYDEANTLWLSNYGYDLVKLFNTDYNTDPPLFVIATRFWHDLITLLPFKPGSYGYDYALRLLPILLSILTIPATFMAGRALFQKVGVSSGRNAVSSSGIARGDKAALFAAFLIAISPFQLFYAHELRCYSLFALLSALSLWALGAALKDNRHRSWMLLALCLTLAFWNHFIALWSFICIDLFLLFRWRSCKKYLGKWMFWQSIAGIFCLPVVYLAFHITKIVNNILYTWTPAPDLKTPFITFKTFFAGYSPQAWAYWPLFLLCIFLCLLGLWRLRHSLNAFLLLLLWTTLAILCCALLWRIRSFSFYEIRLFMASAISAALLVAFGWSALPRSVAWVSALLVIILTTPPLIDSYFPKIHPISQHRLGVRYKGENRHAAMTLEAQGTPNEPVFHSSHFTLPPFRVYLPEREQHYICLRPDQVEGFVDAYPNPAIWKRLDMIPVPVEQFDLHLPAFWLVVSWWEPFEMPQEVLDLERWFQSNFQETERYSFFAVTLIHFEAKNGLVSEQNKESIVHEFNREINPDS, from the coding sequence ATGACGTCCACTTCTCCTTCTAACACCGCCTTTTCAGTAAATGAAGAATTCCACCTGAATTCATCCCAAACATCGACATTGATTTCTTCACGAAATAAACTTGCTTTCAAGATACTTTTATTCATTGTCTTAATTGGAACAGTCTTACGTCTCATTATTTCTCCCAAGATTAGCTTATGGTATGACGAAGCGAATACGCTTTGGTTAAGCAATTATGGCTATGATCTTGTCAAACTCTTTAATACCGATTACAACACAGATCCGCCTCTTTTTGTTATTGCTACCCGCTTCTGGCATGATCTCATTACTCTGCTTCCCTTTAAACCGGGTAGTTATGGCTATGATTATGCCTTGCGGCTCCTACCCATTCTTTTGAGTATTCTGACCATCCCGGCTACCTTTATGGCGGGCCGTGCTCTTTTCCAAAAGGTGGGTGTGTCCTCCGGGCGAAATGCCGTCTCCTCTTCCGGAATTGCTAGAGGGGATAAGGCAGCGCTCTTTGCCGCCTTTCTCATAGCCATTTCGCCCTTTCAACTTTTCTATGCCCATGAACTGCGCTGTTACAGTCTCTTTGCTCTATTGAGTGCGCTCAGTCTATGGGCCCTCGGTGCAGCCTTGAAAGATAATAGACATCGTTCGTGGATGCTTCTGGCTCTTTGTCTGACCCTCGCCTTTTGGAATCACTTTATCGCGCTCTGGTCGTTTATCTGTATTGATCTTTTCCTTCTCTTCCGATGGCGCTCTTGCAAAAAATATCTTGGGAAATGGATGTTCTGGCAAAGCATTGCAGGAATCTTCTGTCTGCCTGTGGTTTATTTGGCATTTCATATTACAAAAATCGTGAACAACATTCTGTATACGTGGACACCGGCACCGGATCTTAAAACGCCATTCATCACTTTTAAAACCTTTTTTGCCGGATACAGTCCCCAAGCTTGGGCATACTGGCCCCTGTTTTTGCTCTGCATATTTTTATGTCTTCTCGGTCTTTGGCGCTTACGGCATTCGCTAAACGCTTTTTTGTTGCTTCTCCTTTGGACCACACTGGCGATTCTTTGCTGTGCCCTTCTGTGGCGTATCCGCTCTTTTTCCTTTTATGAAATACGCCTCTTTATGGCATCTGCCATCTCTGCCGCTTTGTTGGTTGCTTTTGGATGGAGCGCCCTTCCCCGCAGTGTCGCATGGGTAAGTGCCCTTCTGGTAATCATTCTGACCACACCCCCGCTTATAGACAGCTATTTTCCAAAAATCCACCCTATTTCTCAGCACCGTCTTGGCGTTCGGTACAAAGGCGAAAATCGTCATGCAGCTATGACCCTTGAAGCGCAGGGCACTCCCAACGAGCCTGTATTCCATAGCAGCCATTTCACCCTGCCTCCCTTCCGGGTCTATCTGCCTGAACGGGAGCAGCACTATATTTGTCTGCGTCCGGATCAGGTAGAGGGCTTCGTAGATGCCTACCCCAATCCCGCTATATGGAAACGATTGGATATGATTCCTGTTCCTGTGGAACAATTCGATCTTCATCTTCCTGCGTTTTGGTTGGTGGTCTCGTGGTGGGAACCTTTTGAAATGCCCCAAGAAGTTCTTGATTTGGAGCGTTGGTTTCAATCAAACTTTCAAGAAACAGAACGCTACTCCTTTTTTGCAGTTACTCTTATACACTTTGAGGCAAAGAATGGCCTTGTCTCAGAACAAAATAAAGAATCCATAGTGCATGAATTCAATAGAGAAATTAATCCGGATAGCTAA